In the Leishmania mexicana MHOM/GT/2001/U1103 complete genome, chromosome 34 genome, GCACTGATGTCTCTCCGTCGCTTCATTGCCTGCTTTGTTTCTCCTCCGTTTTCCCTCACCCCCACTctcgcacctcctctccttccctggCTCTCCTTTCGTGCTGCGACACTCTTCCGTGACGGTGCCTCTGTCTGATGTGCAACGTCGCCGCGTGACAGACCGACAGCGCCAGGTGTAGTAACCATGGGGGCTTTCATGTACTTGAACGAGCTGTGGAAGAAGAAGTCTTCCGATGTGATGCGCTTTATCCAGCGTATCCGCTCGTGGGAGTTCCGTCACCAGCACACGgtggtgcgcctgcgccgccccACGCGCCCGGAGAAGGCCCGCATGCTTGGCTACAAGACGAAGCAGGGCTTCTGCGTATtccgcgtgcgcgtgcgccgtggTGGCCGCAAGCGCCCGGTCCACAAGGGTATCACGTACGGTAAGCCGAAGACCAGCGGTGTGCTTGGTATGAAGCTCAACAAGAACAACCAGGCCGTTGCGGAGCAGCGTCTGGGCAAGCGCTTCGGCAACCTGCGCGTGCTGAACTCGTACTGGGTGAACATGGATTCCACGTTCAAATGGTACGAGGTCATCGCCGTTGACCCGATGTGCAAGACGATCCGCCGCGACCCCCGCATCAACTGGATCGTCAACTCCGTGCACAAGCACCGTGAGCAGCGTGGTTTGACTTCTGCTGGTCGCAAGCACCGTGGTCTGCGCCACAAGGGTCACAAGGCCTCCAAGCTGCGCCCGTCGTAccgcgctgcgtggcgccgCAACAACCGCATCGTGTTTCTGCGCAAGCGTTAAGAAACCCATCCAGGGCGCAGCAGACGCCGCACCACACGCACCAGCGCGGATGCCGAGGCATCCCAggtctcctctctcttcccgcGTCGGGTTCTTacgagcgacggcgacgggggTTCGTGATGGACAGTTTGCCGTGCCTGagctctcctccttcgccgacACGTGTGCACGGCGCGGGCGTGTCCGCTGCGGCTCTGACGCGGCGTTCGGTATCATTTCTCCTTTTCTTATTTGATCTCTTtaccagaaaaaaaaacgtagACCACTGCATACTGAGACACCGACATGCGTGCCACCCTGAGCAGCTCCTTTACCTTCGGCCGGGAGCAGCACTGtgacctccccctcctcccccccgtTGTGGCGATCGTTGCTCCGGCGGCAGAGGTCGAAGGTGTGGATTCAAGAGGGGTAGAgaacgcgcgtgtgtgtgtgtgtgtgcgctcaaagagggcgaggagcgagacggggaggaggggggtgatCGCGACGACGACCGGTGGCAAGGAGGCACATCGGTGCTTTTTTCCTGCTCGTCCTGCCGCCACTGTTTGCTTTTTGTCTCTGAGGCTGCGTTTTCCTCTGCTCCTTTCCGCGAACGATTTTGCCGTgagagggcgggggaggcgCGTGCCCACTTCGGCTTTTCTTCTCTGCTTGTGGCCCCTGTGCACCACTTGCACGCTGCTACTCGTGCAGGCGGTTTGGTGTTCTCATGATTTGTCACCGCTGTTCCTCCCCCTTTCACTCTTTCCGTAACCGCGTTCTCTCTACCGCTGCATCGGCGACGCTTTCCTTCCCCTCTACCCCTTGCCGTCACGATAACTCCACTCTACGCGCACCTACACATGTGCTCATCTCGTGCGCTCACCCACCTTGCGTCACCGGTGCCGCATCATCGCTGCAACCTCCGCTGCGTCCGCGCGCGCAACTGAACTGGCTCTGCAACGAACCGGCATCATCGAAAACCCCTCAAAAAtaaaaaacaacaacagcacaTCACCAAGAGGAACGAATGCCTGCTCCCACTCCTCGCACCGGCATCATTGCCGGCTTCAACAAGGGTCATGTGACGACCCGCCGCCCGCGCCAGCCGTCGCCGAACGACCGCTTTGCCGTGCCCCACAAGCACCTGCGTGCTGTAAAGGCAATCATTGCGGACCTCGTCGGCCTCTCTCCCCTGGAGAAGCGCGTTCAGGAGTTTCTGCGTGTCGGCAAGGAGAAGCGTGCCTTGAAGTACTGCAAGAAGCGTCTCGGCGACTTCACTGCGGCCAAGAAGAAGCGCGCgaagatggaggaggcgcttCGCCATGCGACCAAGAAGCACCACTAGGCGGGGGCGACGTCTTCTCGTGTCTttcttcttttccttttAGTTTCATTTTCGTGAACAAAAGCAGAGCACACAAACAGCCACAATGTCGACGCGCGTgtatacgcacacacacatttCGGTGTACGTCCCATGTGCCCCAATGCACGTCCGTCAGTGCCAtgcctttcccctccccctctccatcccagcgcgtgtgcgatgGAGTCCGAAGGACACCTCGGAGTGCAGAGTGCGAGCGCATCAGCCAAGCCAGGTGATGCACCCCCACCCTTTCCTCTGCGACACGCATGACTGTGGGTGTCTATGCTCTTTTTCAGttgtgcgcagcagcagctgtcgcGGTAGGCTGAAGGAGAGCTCCTCTCCACTagcggcgcggccgcagGTGCACTctcacaacagcagcaacaatCTCCTCTTCTTCATTGATCTTCTCCCCATTTCTTCGCCTTTTGTCTcgctccttccccctctttccccctccttcccccctccgcgTGCCGTCCTCGCACGCCTTTGTGCGCCACGCGCTCCTTTGTCGCTCGCTGCCCATTCCCTCACAACGCAGCCATTCGCCGTCGCCTATTTTGTCCGTGTTCAGGGACGCGGACAAGACTCACCGCATACCCGCCGCGCCTTGCATGGACCCCTACGCTGCGCACCCGCAGGTGATACGAATGCATCAAACAAAggaaacacgcacgcacacagatgCTTGACCCACAAGCGGCTGACCTTGTCGACGCTGTCGCGCGgctgtgcgtgctgcgcaCGGAGGACTACACGCTTCTCCGAACCGTATACACGCGTGCACGGGAGTGCGGGCAtctgcagcaacagcaaggATCAACATCGAATCCGATGTATTCTACATCTGCATCAGCAGGTGACGCCCCCGACACAAAGGAGTGCGCGGACGGCGCCAGCGGAGCCGGCAACGAGGCGTACATCCGTTACCTGACtgaggaggtgcgcgtgcgtgagcaGCGTCGAGTGACCGAA is a window encoding:
- a CDS encoding putative ribosomal protein L15 → MYLNELWKKKSSDVMRFIQRIRSWEFRHQHTVVRLRRPTRPEKARMLGYKTKQGFCVFRVRVRRGGRKRPVHKGITYGKPKTSGVLGMKLNKNNQAVAEQRLGKRFGNLRVLNSYWVNMDSTFKWYEVIAVDPMCKTIRRDPRINWIVNSVHKHREQRGLTSAGRKHRGLRHKGHKASKLRPSYRAAWRRNNRIVFLRKR
- a CDS encoding putative 60S Ribosomal protein L36, whose product is MPAPTPRTGIIAGFNKGHVTTRRPRQPSPNDRFAVPHKHLRAVKAIIADLVGLSPLEKRVQEFLRVGKEKRALKYCKKRLGDFTAAKKKRAKMEEALRHATKKHH